In Gimesia panareensis, the genomic window TAACCATCGACAGTTTCCAACCCGCAAACCGGACTGTAACAGACCTGTGCCGGGTCAAATGGAATGACCTTGGGCCGGGTTCCCGATTTGTCCTCCGTCGAAAGTTTGCGATACCCTTTTTCCCCCGGATGGCGGGGAACCCGAATCTGGGCCAGCTCTTTCGGCTGCCGCGGATCGGAAACGTCGAAGATGAAAACCCCGTTGTGCGTGTGATAGAGATAGGCGTACGGGAATGCGAGTTTCACCCGCCAGGTATCAGGCCAGCTATAGTAATACCGCCAGGCGAACTGCACGCGGGAGAGATGCCTGGGTTGAGCCGGGTTGGAAACGTCAAAGATTTCCATCCCGTTGCCGTTGCCGTAGCGTGGATCGTCCAGTGAATGCGCGGCCCCCGGTTGATGATGTCCGCAGGCGGCATAGAGAACTCCGTTCTCCACACACAGGCCGTCGCCGCGTCCATTGAGTTTGACTTCGGCGACCTGTTTCGGTCTGGCTGGATTGCGGACGTCACAGATCGCAACCCGGCATTCCTCCCAGGCCCCGGCATACAGGTAACCATCGGATACGACGCACGACTGTGCCTCTCCGACTCGTACCACAGAAACATGCCGCAGTTTCTTCGGATTCGAAACGTCTATGATTTCCACGCCGAACCAGCGCTGGGCGACAAAGGCATACTGGCCCTGCACATCGATGCCGGTCGCAAATTCGATGGAGTCATAGTGCGACAACAATTTCGGGGCCGACCGATCTGAAACATCGACGACGAACAAGCCGTCTTCCCGCGCTGTGATGTAAGCGACATCGTGGCGGACGACAATCTGCCGGAGGTTTCCCACGTTTTTGAGTTTTCCGACCACTTTCGGCCGGCCCGGATTTTTGATGGAGAGAATCACCAGATTGCGTTCCTGGAGCATGAACAGGCAGTCCCCGTCACGAACGACATCCATCCCCGGTCCGACTCCTGCCTCGGCAGTCGGATGCTGTTCATTTTCGAACTGGATCGTCACCGTATTGAACTCTTCGGCTGTGAGTGTGGCAGCAGAGAATAACACGATGGAGAGAAAGAACGCGCGTTTCATGTGGTCAAGAATCCTTGGGAATACTGAATTTGTCGGAGAGATCTCTATCAAATCCGCGACACCGGTTTGCTGTCGCCTTTTACCTCTGGTTGTACGATCATAGTCTGTCATCTGAATGCGGATATAGGGAACAGCCCCTGCTCCCGATTCGATCCATTATCCTCTTTTTTTATCTGATCGAGGTCAGTCTTCCGGGGACTCAGGTATCAGTGTTTCAATGACCGTATGTCCTTTCAATTTTTCTTCAAGCTCTTTCGGTGATAGATTAGAGGCACTTCCGTTTCTAAACAGGGTTGCATGTTTTCCTTCAGAGTTTGGTTTCTTCAAATATGCCAGAATTTCCGGACCTTTCAGAATCACTGTTTCTTCCGAGAAAGTGACATTAACTGTATCCCCAGCCTGATTTCCAGAAAAATCGGTGAGGTCAAAAAACATGAGCTTCAGTTTGCTTAGCCGCGCGAGGTCATTTGCCCTGGCTGCAGACTCATTTCTCACTTTTACAAATACCCAGATAATGACACCAAGAACCATAACAAAGAGCAGTAAATCGATCACTTTGTTTCGCCGACTGCGATTCTTGTCTTGTTCTTGATGTTCCTCCGAAGGCTCCGGTTGTGGAAGATCTACTTCATCATTCATGACTGATTCCTGTGTAAACTGGAACGTAAAAGGGGGCAGGTCCTGTTCCTGATCACTTCTTATTATTTGATCTCAACGCGGTAAGACCTAAATTCTCCTTTGCCGCGATAGCTGGAATGCCTGAAGTCAAAAGAAATTGTAATCCAGGAGCCTGAATCACCCCTGATCTGGATACACGAAAAAAGCCTTCCGCTGATGATCTGATAATGTGAATCCGTGACGGGTACTGATATGATCGTAACTGGCGATCCTGATTTCAATCGAGCTTTTTCACAACTTCAGCCACAAAGCAGAAAAGAGTCAATTATGCTGATTCGACGCATTTTTTTAGCAGCGCTGGGAGCCGTATTTTATCTGGCTGCGACGGGAATCTCCTTCGCAGCCAAAGCGGAGACCTCGGGGAAACCCAACATCATTCTGGTGATGGCTGATGACCAGGGTTGGGGAGATACCGGCTATAATGGTCACCCGTTTGTCAAGACGCCGGCCCTCGATGCGATGGCAAAGGACGGGTTCGTGTTTGACCGCTTCTATGCCGGTGCGCCGGTCTGTTCATCGACCCGTGCCAGCGTGATGACCGGGCGGAATCCGAATCGGGCCAAAGTCACCAACCATGGCCGCTACATGCGCCCGCATGAGCAGACCATCGCTGAAACGCTGAAAGCGGCCGGATATGTCACTGGCATTTTCGGCAAAGCGCATCTGGGATCGGGACAGCCCGACTCGCCCTGTAATCCGAGTGGGATGGGATTCGATGAATGGGTGATCGGCCTCAACTTTTTCGACAACGATCCCTACCTGAGCCGAATGGGCAAGATCGAGCATCGCAAGGGAAAGGGCTCGGTCATCCTGATGGACGATACGCTCGACTTCCTCAAGAAACACAAGGACGGCGATCAGCCGATCTTTACGGTCGTCTGGTTCCCTTCTCCGCACGCCCCGCACGCGGAAGTGCCGGAAGGCCCCAGCCTTTACAAAGGCAAACCGCAGGCGGCGTACTACCGCGAGATCACGCTGCTGGATCAGCAGGTCGGTCGTCTGCGACGCGCACTCCGGGACATGGGCATGGCGGAGAACACCATCGTCTGGTACTGCAGCGATAATGGCGGGCTGAACAAGGAGACGTCCGGTGGCCGTGAGAAAAAGGGGAGCATCTACGAAGGAGGCCTGCGGGTGCCGGGGATCATCGAATGGCCTGCAAAAAAACTCAAAGGTCGCACCTCAGTCCCTGTGGCGACCTTTGATATCTATCCGACTCTCCTGGCGATGGCCGGGGGGGATTTATATGCGCCGCATCCGCTCGATGGCATGGACGTGAGCGGCATCATTGCGGGGTCAGTTAAAGAACGCGGTAAGCCGATGGGGTTCTGGCACAAATTACAGGGCGGGCAAGGCACCCGGAGCGACCAGATTCAGAAAGCGATCATGGAGAAGCAGCAGGCCGGTGCCCCCTTACCGCATGATCCCGTCAGAATGCGCAAAGATGTCGACGAATTCCCACAATTCCCAGAAAACACCACGACCGGGCATGCCGCCTGGACGGACTGGCCCTGGAAGCTGCATCGCATCAACGGTACCAGATTTGAACTCTACAATTTGAACGATGACCCGATGGAGACAACCGATCTTTCCCAGGATCCAGAACAGGCCCAACGGGTGAAACAGATGCAGCAGGAGTTGGATGCCTGGATGCGGTCTGTGATCCGCAGCATTAATGGAAAAGATTATCAGGGAAGGAAGTAAAAGGGGGCGCCCTTGGCCTGATTTTCACCGTTGGTCGAGCCAACGGTGCCACCCGCCGCCCCTACTCTGACGGGCACTGTCGGACAAGCCGACAGTGGCACACGCCCCTGCGGCTCTATTGAATGGCAGCGGAAGCGGAGATGTCGTATTAGTTACTGGGGCGAATGAACTCCATTTGATTTGCTGCGATTCGCAGGATGCCTTATTCCCTGGAACCCTTTGGACCGTCAATCGTGTTCAGACGCAGCATCGAAAGATAATGTGGACCACCTGTTTCGCGCGGCAAGAAAACGGCAAACAGTTCGATGCCATCTCCCATGAAATTCAAATCTGTGATAGTAGATTTCCGGTCCGTTGTTGCTCTGTCGTCATCCAGGACACGTTCAAAGGTCTCGAAGTCACAGTCTTTGAGTTTGTCACGAATGTCTGCCAGATCATCGACAAAGTTCCGATTCGCACATTCTGGCTGCTTGAATTTTGTGTCGAAAAATACACGGTCGATCGTGTCGTACGCATCCGACCAGACTTGCAGTTCATCGTAGAACCAGATTTTGCACCGTTCATCAAGTCCATATTCCCTCCACAAATCGGTGAGCATAATCGTTGGGTCTCCATAGCGCTGCGCCATGCTGGAAAATGAACCACCGATCTTCGCTGCACCGATCGCGCGTTGTTCCAGGATCTCTCGAAGAACCGTTTCCGTTGTGCTCATTCAACTACTCCCATCTTGATATAAGTAGTTTCGTGCCGCCCCCATTTTCATTTGGGGAGAAATCAAAGGGCTGAGGACTCAATCCATTTTCATTCCTATCCCATAGATCATCCACACATTTCCAAGCGGTCTGTTTTATATTCAGAGCGGCTTGTAAATCATGCGTGCACCGTAGAGGTACCAGCGTCTTGTATCTGTCTGCCAGCCGCGGAGGGTGAATAAGCCGCAGCGCCAGTAGTGATCGAATCCGCCGCCGTGCACGTAACAGGTCGCGCTATTACTCAGGTAATAGTAGTCGCCGAAGTTGTGGTTTCTCAGTGTGTCGCTGCCGAGACGGGGAGTCGTCTGTGCATGCGGCACCGCGTCCACGCCCTGATTGACGTAATCCAGGGGCAGTGCCAGCAGCGGATGTGCCGGATCGAAGGTCAGGTTCTTCATATAATTCCGCTCGCGATCGCCGCCGACGGTGCCGTTGTCGGTCTGGATCTCCTAGGTGATGCCAGTCAGTCGATACGCGCCGCTGGTCACGTCGCTGGCGTATTCACGCATATTGTCGCAGACGTACGCCTGGCCGTTTTTGAAGTTCAGACCGTCAATGTAATGCCAGACGTTGCCCCACAGATTCTCCATGTATCGGTATCGCACGGCACAGCGGTAACTGGCATCGGCTCCGCCGCCGTTGGGTTGCGTGTGGCCCGAGGGAGTTTTGAGGCTGTCGGCCCAACCGGTTTTCTGGGCGGCGCCGCCGAGCATCATGTCCGTGGTCGTATCAAGCGGCGGTCCATCGAAGTAAATCGACGTCATTCCCTTGCGGGGCGTATCCGCAGCTACACGCACGATCGTGCGTTCGTTCGCCAGCTCCGTATGCTGATCATTCCAGTCCACCATTTGGATTGCCGACCCGACGAACAGTTTCTGAGACAGGTACGAACTCCAGTCTCTGACGATGAACCGGTTCGTGTTTTGCTCTGCCAAGACACATCGCAGACGGGCGCCGCGCGACGGTTGCAGGATCTTTCCCCAGCCGCCACCCACCGCTGCCTGACTGTCACGAGAGGCATACTCCACCAGGAACAGGTTCTGCAACAGATTCAACGTGCGAAGATCGAGAATTCCATAGCCCGGCCCGTTGGCCCGCGCAGCATTGCGGTATTCCGGTCGCGTGCCATCTGCGGTCGGATAGACGCCCGAAATACTCATCATTTTTCCGTCGCGCACGTGAGCTTCGTAGGCACTGACATAGATCGCGGGTAGTTCCCGACCACCTTCCACGAAGGCCGGATCAACGACAAATCCCGGCAATGGCCTGGCACTGACAAAACGGTACTCATATCCATCCTTCACATACCGCAGTGCATAATGCCGGGGGATTTCCACGAATACATTCCCATTGCTGCCCGTCAGTGAAAAACCGGGTTCGCCTGCATAGGTCACCGAGGTGCCCCCCTCTTCCCGCTGCAGGACATTACACAGCCGCATCTGGCTGAAGGGCGGGATCTGATCGAAGTCGGCCGACTGGAGGCCCTTTGCTAAACCGATCCGTTCACACGGGGCGAGATAGTCTTTGACTTCATCGTCGATGAGTTTCCGCCGCACGCCGTAAGCGGCGGAAATGGCAGTATCTGCGTCGTCTCCGGCCTGGCTCTCTGATTGTGTGACAGACACCACGAATAGAACAAGGAACACGAGGATGTGCAGGTAGTTTCGTTTGAGCATGAATCGCTTTTCAGTTGATCGAATATCAATTTGAGACATCATCTTTGTTTTGTCCGGTAACGAGCCACCAGACTAGTGAATGAATGATTTTACTGTCCGCGCTGGTGCTGATCCAGTGAGCCAATATTATACAGGAGGAAGTAGGGATGTGTTCTCTCAGTGATGGGTTTTCCCTGGGACTTCCTGCTCGCTGCGCTCGGCCCGAATTCCATTCGGGCTCACCCGTTGAAGTCGGATTTTTAGCTCATCGGCACTGTCGGTCAAGCCGATCAGTGGCACACGGACCTTCCGCTCTGTAACACACACATCTCGTGAAACCTGCGACAAAAAGAAACAGCCTTCAGCAGAAGTACCGCTGAAGGCTGTTTTTCGTCGTATTGTGAAGTGAAACTTCGTCGAGTCTTAGTACTCGCCGACCACTTCGCCGTCTTTGGGATTACAGAGGCGGCGGATAATGTGGACGTCAATGTTTTCCGACAGGAAGTGAACACTGCCGTCGCCCAGCAGAGCGTGACAACCACCAACATGGGCACTGAACGGTTCATCGTTGGGTCCGCAGTTATTCTGTCCCCAGGGACAAGAGGCGGGGCCACCAATGGGAGCCTTGTTGTTGTTGATGATGTTCTGCCGATTGGAAGTGCTCAAAGTCGGAGGACCGGAAACACCGCTACCGTTATCGGGGTCAGCCCAGCGGTTGGGAGCACCGTAAGGTCCACCAAAGGATCCGGGGACCACGTCGGCTGTGGCGAACAACTGAGTTGTATCCAGACCAGTGGCACCACCTACGATTTTGGACTGCTGGTTGTAGTGTCCGGCAGTCTGGGTCGGACGGTTTCCGTCTTCGATTACGGTAATGGTGTTACTCAAGCCGTCGATGGCGACCGTAATGGGATTATAAGGTCCCAGAGCACCACAGCGGTCAGCGCCCAATGAACTACTTGAACTTGGATTCCGCACTCCCGTAGTCGGGTCGAGATCGCAGTAAGCAATCGGCATGTAGTCGGTGATTCCGTATTGGAGGGTATCAACCTGAGTCATCGAGCTGGACGGACAAACATAGACCGCCAGTTTCGTCTTACACAACCCGGCATTGACGGAGTTTGTGTAGTGGTAGTTGAAGTTCCACTTCGTAGCCAGAGGAGCCTGGTCGACGTAGGGCAGGATTGCAACGTGCATCGAAACCGGCATCATGCGACGGGTTTTGTTGCGTTCATCGGTGTATTCACCGGACGTCGGGAATTTGGAATAGGTTGATTCGTAGTTAGCGATTCCCAAACCGATCTGCTTCAAATTGTTTTTGCACTGCGAACGGCGAGCGGCTTCACGCGCCTGCTGAACAGCGGGGAGCAACAGTGCGATCAGGATGGCGATAATAGCAATCACCACCAGCAATTCAATCAACGTAAAACCTTTGTGGCTAGCGCGCAGCCGGGACTGTGAACTCATAATCTTCCTTTCATGGGGTGTGAAACTACTACCCTAAATGTGAAAACCAAATGCCTGCGGGAGTCAATGTCCGTTGGCGATGGCATACGGGTGGCAAACGGGTCCTGCTGACACATTGCCAACAGTCTCCGAATTGAGGCTCATTGTAGTAGGATAAATGAAGACTAAATGATCGGATTGTGAATTTTCAGTGAAGTATCTACTGATGTGATGTTACGATTAACACTTTGTTAACATCACGTTAAGAGCATGGACAGTATTCCAGATATCCCGAACGAGAGAACTGTACTTGTTCAGACAAATTAAAGAGATCAGACCTGTTCGGATTTAAAAAAAAGTGGCACTGCGATCCAACTGCCCCGTTATTTCTGATCGAGTTGAATGGATGTGGGGACGAATCTTCTCCGAGGTACGTTTTCCCTGTGACCTCCTGCTCGAAATACATTCGAGCGAACCCCGGGAGGTGGTTATTGAGTGTTGCCTTTGTGTTTTGAATCATCATTGGACGTCGTCATGCGGGCGGGCACACAGGCCCGCGCTCTACGGCTCTGTCTGGTGTGGTGAGATGTGGGTTTGCTGGCTGAGAGCTGCTACTGATTTCAATATTTGGAATCGAGGAGCATATAGTATTTCAAATCGAAGTAGCCGGCGTCGGGCTGGCGGTTCTGGAAGTTCCAGTCGGTCAACCAGTCGAGCATGGGCCAGAAAGCGGCCGTGTTGCGGTGGGTGCCGTACCTGTTTTTCCAGGCAGTCCACTTTTCGGGAGTGGAGACGTCATTCAGTTCGGTGAGAAACGCCGCGACATCTTTGATTTTCAGATCGATGATCAGATTGGGGAAGTCGCCGACCAGGCCGCGGTAGACGCTCATGGTATCCAGTTCGGGCTGCCGGGCGCCGTTTTCATCGAAGACGACGTTGTTGAAGGCATACGAACGGTTGGCGACCAGCGAGTAGACGCGGTGCTCTCCCCCTTTGGTCACTCGGACGAAAGTGGTGCTGGGCATAAATTGAGTGAACTTCAACTGCGTGCGCATAGTGAGAGTGGAGACTGCTGCCTCCCAGCCCTCAAAGTCACTGACCGGGTCCGCCAGTTTGACATCCGGCTTATCCCCGGTATTGAGCAGATCGGGGGGACCGCTGACAGCTTGTGTGAAGCGGTGCTGAATTTGGCTGAGCACACCCGAGATGGGGTCCGGACCTGTGACGTCGAGCCCCTGGCCGGCTTTTTCACCGGGAAACGGCATCCTGAAGATCAGACTCTGTCCGATGCCGCGCGTCCAGAGGTCGCGGTATTTCTGACGATCGTCGACCGGCAGCAGGCGGAGAAAGTTGTCTTCGAATTCCTGCCGCAGATGGCTCATGAATTGCCAGGTGGCCAGTTTCTGTGCGACACTGCCATAGTATTGATAGTTGACCACCAGGGAGTAGTAGAGGCGTTCGAAGCCGCTGTAGTCGATCAGCCAGAAGGTGGGCGGGATGCCCCCCTGTCGCCCCCGGAGAACAGTGGCGTTGGTTTCATTGCGAAGGATGGTCAACCAGGCGTTCGAGTTTTGCTGATTCCCGTCCCAGAGATCTTCGATCCCATAACCGGTCGGCTTGTATTGATTGAGCGTCCGGACATAGGCTTCACTGTATTTCGTGTTTCCCACGACGCCATAGTCCATGAATTCATCCCACGACTGGAGACCGAGATCCGGTTTCAGTACGGAGGGATCATGTGCGGGATCGACGAAGAAGACCCAGAAATTATCTTTGATGGCATAGGTCGCCAGGTTCCCGACGCAGACCGGTCCGCGAATCATGCCGCTGACAATCAGGTGCGAATTTTCGACGAGAAACTGAGCACGCGACCGCGCGGGGATCGCCTGGAAGACTTCGAAGGGGTTGTGGCTGTCATAGCCGGGCGTCAGACTCTTCCCGGTTACCGGTTCGACCTGGAAAAAGAGTTCGTCGAGTCGTTTGAGTTTGGCGTCGCTCAGCTGCCAGATGAAGAGGGACTTCTGGACCCGCGTTTCGGTGACCTTTTTCAGGCGGTAATAGATCTTGTCGACTCCCTTGAGATACGGCGTGTCGTAAGGGCGGGCCGTCTTGATCTCGTGTATTGGATTCGGTATGACGACCTGCTTGCCGCCCTCATCGGTTTTTGTCTGGATCGGGGGTGTGGTGGAACGGACGAGGCGGAAGTATTCGCCCGGCGATTCCTCAAAATGCAGTGTCGCCAGGAAGGTGTGTTCGAAGATAAAGCGGCTGACCAGGGGCGAGAGTTTGGCTTCCTGGTTCAGGAAGGCTTCCCAGCGGGCGATGACCTCCGGATGAGCCAGTTTCTGAAGCTTGGCCATTGCGTCTGCCGTGGGGCCGGGTGAGCCAGCTGTGATCCATTCGGAAAAAAGTTGATTCTCGTCTGCCGACAGGGCCGGCATCCCGAAGGGCATCCCGGCGGTGGGTCGCTGTTTGAGATAGGCGTCGATACCCTGTTCGCACGGGCAAATGTGTTTGTTGATGGACTGGTACACCGGTTCGAGCGATTTGAGATCGAAGGGGGGCTGGTTATGTTCGGTGCCGGCGACCAGCATGCGAAACAGAATGCTCTTCCCGGGCCGTTCCTCAGGGGGGCCCTGTTGTTCGACGACACTGCAGAAGCCCTGCTCGCGCCAGGCTGCCAGGGAGGGCTGGTCATACAGACGGACCGGCTTTTCCGCAAACAGGTGTGTGCCGTCAGGATTGCCTTTGCGGGCCCCGCGGAGCAGTCCTTCGTAACAGGTGAGCTTGAGCAGACAGGGCGAGTCGAGGCAGCCATGACAGACAATGCAACGCTTATTGAAGATCGGCTGAATTTTGTCGAGATAGAAGTTGCCGTCGATGTGTGAGCCTGTTGAATCCGGATACGTGTTTGGCGTCAGCACGAATGGTTGCCAGGCGGACTGCTGTTCCACCTGCTGCCAGAGAATGGCGCCCCCGATCGCACCGGCGATCAACAGGAGGAGCAGCACAACACCGATAAAGCGATTCTTGTTATTCAATGCGCTGCCCCTCTTACCATCAAGAGAAAACTAATCTTGATCATGATTTACTATCATCTGAACCAAATTCAAGATAGGCGTGGGAAAATATGGTGTCAACCCAGGGGTGTGGGTTGGTGGCTGACCTGGTTTCATTCAATGGTTGTTTTCTCTGATACCTTT contains:
- a CDS encoding DUF1559 domain-containing protein, coding for MSSQSRLRASHKGFTLIELLVVIAIIAILIALLLPAVQQAREAARRSQCKNNLKQIGLGIANYESTYSKFPTSGEYTDERNKTRRMMPVSMHVAILPYVDQAPLATKWNFNYHYTNSVNAGLCKTKLAVYVCPSSSMTQVDTLQYGITDYMPIAYCDLDPTTGVRNPSSSSSLGADRCGALGPYNPITVAIDGLSNTITVIEDGNRPTQTAGHYNQQSKIVGGATGLDTTQLFATADVVPGSFGGPYGAPNRWADPDNGSGVSGPPTLSTSNRQNIINNNKAPIGGPASCPWGQNNCGPNDEPFSAHVGGCHALLGDGSVHFLSENIDVHIIRRLCNPKDGEVVGEY
- a CDS encoding fatty acid cis/trans isomerase, coding for MNNKNRFIGVVLLLLLIAGAIGGAILWQQVEQQSAWQPFVLTPNTYPDSTGSHIDGNFYLDKIQPIFNKRCIVCHGCLDSPCLLKLTCYEGLLRGARKGNPDGTHLFAEKPVRLYDQPSLAAWREQGFCSVVEQQGPPEERPGKSILFRMLVAGTEHNQPPFDLKSLEPVYQSINKHICPCEQGIDAYLKQRPTAGMPFGMPALSADENQLFSEWITAGSPGPTADAMAKLQKLAHPEVIARWEAFLNQEAKLSPLVSRFIFEHTFLATLHFEESPGEYFRLVRSTTPPIQTKTDEGGKQVVIPNPIHEIKTARPYDTPYLKGVDKIYYRLKKVTETRVQKSLFIWQLSDAKLKRLDELFFQVEPVTGKSLTPGYDSHNPFEVFQAIPARSRAQFLVENSHLIVSGMIRGPVCVGNLATYAIKDNFWVFFVDPAHDPSVLKPDLGLQSWDEFMDYGVVGNTKYSEAYVRTLNQYKPTGYGIEDLWDGNQQNSNAWLTILRNETNATVLRGRQGGIPPTFWLIDYSGFERLYYSLVVNYQYYGSVAQKLATWQFMSHLRQEFEDNFLRLLPVDDRQKYRDLWTRGIGQSLIFRMPFPGEKAGQGLDVTGPDPISGVLSQIQHRFTQAVSGPPDLLNTGDKPDVKLADPVSDFEGWEAAVSTLTMRTQLKFTQFMPSTTFVRVTKGGEHRVYSLVANRSYAFNNVVFDENGARQPELDTMSVYRGLVGDFPNLIIDLKIKDVAAFLTELNDVSTPEKWTAWKNRYGTHRNTAAFWPMLDWLTDWNFQNRQPDAGYFDLKYYMLLDSKY
- a CDS encoding sulfatase-like hydrolase/transferase: MLIRRIFLAALGAVFYLAATGISFAAKAETSGKPNIILVMADDQGWGDTGYNGHPFVKTPALDAMAKDGFVFDRFYAGAPVCSSTRASVMTGRNPNRAKVTNHGRYMRPHEQTIAETLKAAGYVTGIFGKAHLGSGQPDSPCNPSGMGFDEWVIGLNFFDNDPYLSRMGKIEHRKGKGSVILMDDTLDFLKKHKDGDQPIFTVVWFPSPHAPHAEVPEGPSLYKGKPQAAYYREITLLDQQVGRLRRALRDMGMAENTIVWYCSDNGGLNKETSGGREKKGSIYEGGLRVPGIIEWPAKKLKGRTSVPVATFDIYPTLLAMAGGDLYAPHPLDGMDVSGIIAGSVKERGKPMGFWHKLQGGQGTRSDQIQKAIMEKQQAGAPLPHDPVRMRKDVDEFPQFPENTTTGHAAWTDWPWKLHRINGTRFELYNLNDDPMETTDLSQDPEQAQRVKQMQQELDAWMRSVIRSINGKDYQGRK
- a CDS encoding LVIVD repeat-containing protein, whose amino-acid sequence is MKRAFFLSIVLFSAATLTAEEFNTVTIQFENEQHPTAEAGVGPGMDVVRDGDCLFMLQERNLVILSIKNPGRPKVVGKLKNVGNLRQIVVRHDVAYITAREDGLFVVDVSDRSAPKLLSHYDSIEFATGIDVQGQYAFVAQRWFGVEIIDVSNPKKLRHVSVVRVGEAQSCVVSDGYLYAGAWEECRVAICDVRNPARPKQVAEVKLNGRGDGLCVENGVLYAACGHHQPGAAHSLDDPRYGNGNGMEIFDVSNPAQPRHLSRVQFAWRYYYSWPDTWRVKLAFPYAYLYHTHNGVFIFDVSDPRQPKELAQIRVPRHPGEKGYRKLSTEDKSGTRPKVIPFDPAQVCYSPVCGLETVDGYLYFTGLFTDLHIFRNDDLVREIQQPAAAADKLNARGDFHDLQQLESLGLKNLTTYRPGGQVYAAVQQDGYVYAACGSDGIHVLDDKLQLLKQYPTTGVAMDVQVQGTHLYAALGAQGLLCYEVDGATLKRVKSYAGDRPIRQVQVAPNGKFAVVHAGGSGYEILDLSHGNEISLAEKVRGWGGLVYYRQLCNGFIDHRITCGTWCAGRTFMSDLSGDAPVNLPDPIGLLPAMRRGGYAACGEYALVTRDGGYSFYKPLSAGEYDSELPVYRIPAGPAFYGKPTVRGNILAACNRIDGEITLVDITDLKTPRLIRHFKITGNPDLAFIGDGYVLIPAGRQGLIKFDL